The genome window TCATATTTATAAGGTCAGATTTTTAAGACGTTCATTGTTTTCTACAATCAATTATATCAAATAAGTACTGTACTTTTTTTAAGTTCAAAGAAGAAGAGGAGTTTCGGCATGAGATGTACGTACTTAATATACAATAGTTTGGGATGTGCAGTTATTACTTTTGGATATTATGTATTTGTCGTCTGGTGTTTTGCTAACACGTTTTTGATATGCATAgttaaacatggataaaaacagtGTGTGTATGTCTCCTATTTttagttatttgttttaaattacagGCGGAAAAAGAATAAAGATGCGGtaagttaaatattatataatactcGTATTGTTAgtgtaacaatattttttatatgttcaTATGACACATTGTGACACTAGGATATGTTGCTTCCACGATATATActtaattatactgttaataaataaaataaatatgacagAATGACGGTGAATAAGTTATTTATTCTGATTTTAGTATGCAATATGCctattaaattatttaagaatATACTACTAGCACATTTTAAGAATCGAGGAACCGTATATAAAGTGGTTCATTTGTGCGCATAATTCAGGGTATgctattatatatttatgaatttatgttaTGAACAAAATACACAGCAGCAAATTCAATCAGTCACTATCTGCTGTGTAATAATTTGTTGCTCTGTATTTCTACATTCAATATAGTTTGCCGTAAAGTAAGTTGTATAACGGGAAAAGATATATGACATTTCTTTTGTATTCCTATTTCTTGGTAAGGTGCAATGAATAAAAACCAtttgtatatattgtttgcatggttttatattatgttttaataacaGGATTATTTTAATCGTGTTGGTCCATGAGATTAAAAAGTCATATTTATAAGGTCAGATTTTTAAGACGTTCATTGCTTTCTACAATAAATTATATCAAATTAGTACTGTACTTTTTTTTAGTTCAAAGAAGAAGAGGAGTTTCGGCATGAGATGTACGTACTTAATATACAATAGTTTGGGATGTGCAGTTATTACTTACGGATATTATGTATTTGTCGTCTGGTGTTTTGCTAACACGTTTTTGATATGCATAgttaaacatggataaaaacagtGTGTGTATGTCTCCTGTTTatagttatttgttttaaattacagGCGGAAAAAGAATAAAGATGCGGtaagttaaatattatataatactcGTATTGTTAGTgtaacaatattatttatatattcatatgaCACATTGTGACACTAGGATATTTTGCTTCCACGAATTATTCTGTTAAGAATTAAAATACATATGACAGAATGACGGCGAATAAGTTATTTATTCTGATTTTAGTATGCAATATGccttttaaattatttaagaatATACTACTAGCACATTTTAAGAATCTTGGTGTTGATTAActgtttaattgatatttaagtATGGTTTCCATATAATGAACATCGGTTAGTGAATCGTATTACTGTCTCTGTCAGCAGTGTACGTTAGTATTTACTGCGACTAATTTCAATTATTGAGCTGACACCTTTTTAATATCCTCCAACAGGATGAGAAAGAAGACCAGTTAAGAAAAGTGATGTACgtataatttattgtttcatgtcgtaaatacattgtttaatatcttgattttgcatttctttttcaATCGTTAAACCCCGGTTTCTAAACGTGGTTTAGACACACAAATTGTGATAACACTTGATCAAAAGAATGCTTTCAATCAATGCTTGAGTTGATCGGTCATCGATTGACTTTTTAGTGATTCTAAAGAAACGCACACGGATGCATCATCTTATCAATTAACTCTTTACCCTTGCTTAAACAGACGACATGCATGGTCATAAATTTACCCGTCTACTGGTTTTAATACCGACGACTGTAACGATAAATGATGTTGAGAAATATACATCACACATTGTTTTTAGTTAGACGTTATTAACACAATATGTTTAGAGTCATTTAAAAGGAATAACATTGATTTAGAGACTGCATACACGGGGTATGTCCGTGCGCATATAATCGATGCAAAGGTAGTTGGTATATATTGGTTTCCGTTGTGCACAGTTTGagcataatacatgttttatcagtCTTAATGATGTCATATTTAATTCTTACTTTCGTGCTATGTGGACAATAAACTCGATCTACTAGCTCTTGTCAATACTATTTGAATATCTAATACTGCATTATTGAATTTGAAGCTGAATACATTATTGTAATTATCACTTTAGGAAAACGACATCTAAACTAAATTCGATAACGAGTCAATGCACATTTAAGGAAATATGATGCAGTAGTTTGGCACAATTTTTGTTATCAAACTACAGCATTTAGCAACAATTTTGGAATCGTGTTTAACGTaagaatataaaatgaaattgtatatgatttaattaatttaaaggtAACGCATATTCCTCTATTATAAAGGGTCGGGATGTATACCCGTCCGGAAAGGGACTCGTGTATTGCGTGCAATAGGGTTAAAACCCATTTGTATGTATCATCTCATGCATGACATAACACCACAACGCGTTTTATATCTTTTCATAACACTGGCAACtagtaagaaataaaaaaaaatatactctGAAATTAAAACGATATTGTATGTGTTTTGTTAACTAATGCCGTACTTACAATGTTTCAGTATGGATGGGTTCAAAAAGGTTCAAGAAAATCTCGACGCTCTCAATAAGAAAGTACATGCTTTGGAAATAAAGGTATATTCAAACACAACAAATGACTAATTTCCCAAATCATTATACAGAAGGAAATTAACTATATGTGTGTTGAACAAATCATGACTAGAggcaaataattaaacaaataaaatcgtATATGTTGAAAGAAATGTTTCGGAAAATAAATTTTTCTTTAAGTATCTTCATAATATGCTTATCCCGTGATTTGAATATGAATGATGGCCAGTTAAATATAATGCGATCATGCCGTAATATTGTATTACAAGTATAATAAATTCTGGTTTCCAAATACAAAGCCGTCTTAACCATCAACCATCTTATAATTAATTTCGCGCTCACAATCTTGAATTTAACGTTTTACTATCATGTTTTTAAAAGCCGCTAACGTGCCAAAGAGAACATCTACTTTCTTTGTCGTGTTCAATTTTTCCGTAAGGATAACCTGGTGGAGAAGTGGCCGACAGTAATGGTCGAATAATTTGATCTCATAAAAGTATAGTTTGATCTCAAATAACAAAGAATGCAATCCCAATTTAAaaatttgtctttaaattttggAAAACAATGAGAATAATGAAATTGGTTCTTTAGagaattgattgatttatttatttttctttgcaGTTACTATGTAATTGGTTTATATGCACCATAACTATTTCCTTTTAATTCAGACTGAAGGCCAACATCAGGTGGAGGAAAGAACGCAACCTTAGTGGGTAAATGATATTATAGGCGATGTTGTTTCGAAAACATTAAAATACAGACAATCAGTTTACTGAGTTAACGGTACATATGTGTATCATTTTCAGTAACACAACATTGTGACATTTCTAACGAGTCGTAAAAACGATATCATTTTCAGCGCCTATTAAATATGACAAAGGtcttatataatataaacaagaacTTTCAAGTAAGCACGCTCAATAAACACGAATGTAACATGATCTTATAAATGTTTCTACCAAACTTAATGGCATCGGCTGCCCATCTATGTGTTGATTCTTAAATTAAAGACAATGTTAATGGTTTGATGCggattttgataacatatttataacacattcgtaatttataattataattagcGTATTTGACGTATTTGTACACAGTTTCTATTTAACGTTTTTTGTATTGATTAAttttgttcaattcattttatgCTTGCACACGTCATTTACATTTGGTGTGAGTGTTCATTACATGAGAGAATGTTAAAAACTTCAGTTCAATATGTGCTAAGAAATGGTGTGATTTGAGGACGCATACCGTttcaatttattaatacattgaaTATGATATTGCCAGTGTAAGTTCACGATTGTCTTAATCTGGGTTTATGATGCGCAGTGTACTTATTCCTTCCATATTGTAACTTACATGTATGTATGCAAAGAAATAAGACGCTTAAACAGGAGTTGTATAGATGCATATTGTTGTACATTTATAAAAGCATATGTGGAGTATTGGTAGTGGAAGGATATGAGTGTTCGTTTGGTGACTTAAAAACTGCTTTCAGAATATATGATACTATCAATGTCTCTAACATGCAAGGATTTATCTGAAAACGCACATTTCCTGAAGAAAAATAGaattaatttaaatgacataCAAATATAGTTATCTGAAGTTTCACTTAAttttaatatctttttttaaacgcCATCTCAATTGTTAAAGTTGTCTTTGATCGTGAACAGTTTATCAATGTTAACTGTATTgtgtgttaatttcaaattaatattgCGTTGCTGAGTATAACCATGTATCTATATTCACAGAGCACACACTTCAGTGTTTGTGTTTGTAAAGTGAAGTTCTGGCCATACcgcttaatgtttatttttaattcatgCTGACATATTGTATACATCATGCTTAGTATAGATGTGCTGTATTGCATGCATAAATCAAAAACGTAAATATACTTGTTAGTGTATATGCCACTGTTGCTTAATAAGTTGTCTTTATCTAATGACTTGATAAGTTTCCCATTACTTTTATACATTTAATCATACATATAATGCAGTAAAATGTGTATTCGTCCTTTGTGATTGTTGTATCTAGACAGATgttattgcaataatatttattgattaaGCGTCCCGTAAACATAAACGAAGTGTGATCAATACAAACACCATTTTGATAGCACCACAACTTTGTGTTATTCCCAGATACTAAGAAGTTTAACATCAACAATAACATATATGTGTTGAGCTGTCTTTGGTATTTACAAACGGTGGCTTGATCGTATGCAAACAAAACAATTCATCACAGTAGAAGTCATACTTGTGCACGAAATGTTAAGTGTGGTGCTTCAGACTATAACCGAGAttactttaaatatttgaattcGTCCTATAATGTCCTTTGAAatgtgtattgtattattttcaatatgcCATAAAATATCCATCAATCATTATAAGCAAATAATAAAGTGTTTTTCTCAAAAAGATGTTTAATATTGGTTGCAGTTGCCCGTGTGTGTTATTAATAGAACAGTTTcaatgaatataattatttttcaaaacgtTGTATTTACTATTCGATACTTACATTTGCCTGTATATGCATATGTATACCTTTCAAAGGTATATTTTTGGATGTCATATTGGTGTATGATAAAATGATTACTTGTGAAtttaacaactttgaaaattGTTGAACAGGAATTATGATGTGATAAGTTGTTTAATGgcgaaaaatgaaaatatttgcaaacaatgacacaaattaaacaatgactgAAGTATTTACCGAGATTTCCGATCATTTGCCTCTgtgttgaaacattttattttttcaatttgtgtttgttattaatgTTTTGTACATAGTTTTCCTATAAAAAATCTGCTTTTGAAGCAAAATACGtaattacttatatatttttttcattgggATATCAATTcacatttgatttgatttttgcCTTTCTTTTGATTTTAGTTTCCAAGATTCTGTGCAAAAAAACGTTTAAATAaggtttattttataatttgtgttttttttattcatttgcatATCGTTTTGTTTATATGTCATGTAAAGTTAACAGTTCATTAAAACGACCAGTAACTATTTAAGGTAGttttttatgaattaaatatatggATAGCGATAGATTGTCAACcgattttgaaaataacaaaatactaACAACCAAGTATATCATGTTGCATGGTCTACGCATCGCCATCAAAAGATATAACAAAATATCGCCATTAATAAAACAGCAGATCTTTCTTACCATTCTTCatattgatctttaaaaaaactgtAACGTATagtgttcatttttgttttaatataaaacacattagTTACTTTACATTGACATGAAATGAAGTGGTGTTTATACACATACGTGATGATATACAGGTGAGGTTTTTTACAATAAAGTGATCAAATGAATCAACAATAAATGTTCAGCGATAAATGCAAAGTTAATGTAGTCGCAAACAGATCAACATCAGCCATATGAAAAAAGTCCGTCTAATGCTCACTGAACTACCACGCATGTTTGAAGTTTGTATTTTAAGattcaatacatttttatcaaattaaatattaaagcAGCATtactaaaacataatttaatgtatAATCAAATGTATTGTATATccattatatatatgtgtgtgtttaaatatagcgtcatattgtattttttatttgtaccctaTTATTAATAATGTACATAAATTCATCGTTATTGATTTCTgctttatgtttatattaaacgtGCGCGTCTTCTGAGATACTATGTAGGTATGAAAACAACTCTTCTTGTACAGGTTTAAAGTTAGTTCTGACAACTATTGTGTAACCCAAAACAAGGAGACAAAATGAGTACAAAGCTCATTAAATTgctttgtatattttattgaaagCCGTATTGTTTTGGAGTAGCGAATGTCTTCATGCAGTATATATTATTATGAGTGTGTAATTATTTTACCACTTGTGTGATAGTTGAATTGATAAACTAGATAAATAGATGCTTACGAAACATTAGTTGAAATGCTTTGTGAGTATACACACAGACAGAAACacaatgtatatatgtttattacaGGTTTACGATCGTAAAAGAAATTATCAACTTATCTTACACACTTATGTGCTTTAAAAATGGATCATTCGACTTACTTTAAGAAACGAATGAAAAAAACTAATATCCAAATCCATACAACAATACCCTAAACACAATTTCTTCTATTAAATTTAATTGGTCAATACGTTAATTGTTTGTCACCACACacatataatgtattttttaattaatttgattttgaatCGTAACTAAGCAAACACTTGCCTCAAGACGTTATTTAAATAGATATAGTTTGTTATTGTTTCTTACATAAAATTTCATACAATACAATGTCTGGAAACTCAATTTTACTAATGCCaatatgtaacgattattttgttTGCAATAGTTTTGATTGACATAATAAAAAGAattgaaagaaatatttatttgcattttattattaaacTGAGTCATCTTATGTCTGTGTAagtaaaatatgaatatatactACAGAAATGACACACACAATTCATTTGCTCCACAGCGTAGTAATATTGTATGTGTTTATTActgttttctttgtatttaaattgtaattgcataatcaaataaTGAAATTTTGATGTTATAGCTAATGTATAAATTTTGATTGATTGATGTTATCATTTTCATTTCTCATGTTTTTACTAAAGCAATCACATATGTGGACGTATTTGATTGCGCTGGCATTAAAATATCTTGCGTTTACGTCAGCTCTTAACATGAAACAACCGTTCATGTCGTTAAAGAATACATCGTAAGAAGGGATGGATGAAGCAAATGTCTGTATTGTAATAGTTACCCCAAAACATGAACGGGCAGAGTAGAATTCGACTGACTTTGATATACACTCAGTTGTTTTCCGGACAGGTTGCGAATAGAAATGTCAAAGGATTTATATAAGCTGTTTTAAGCTGTTTGCCTTATGAGTTTGATACTGAGCACAAACGTGTTCCGCACAGACGATAAGTATTGAGAATGTACCTTTGCTTTTCGTTCAAAATGTGCACGCGAACAGTAAGTTCATACGATAAAAAAATCGTATGCATATATGAGCATTCTATTAAGACGTCTGTCTGTAAAAGAAAcatattataacacattattGTAAACATTGTTAACGTCCCATGTGtgattgcaataaattaacattcatttgaaatattgtattattcttattattataagtagtagtattatttAGTTTATATTGTGTAGTCTATTGTTTAGTTTATTTTGGAAAATTGTTGTTCAAATGAGTGTACCAGCAAACCATAGTGCaagtaaatttatatatataaaaatacatatgacGTCTGATTTGGAATAAAGTTAATCGTTTCACTTATTTATGTAAACTATTATAACACAACATTATACATtcaaaaaataacacaaaaataacGTTCaatgtgttataatatatttaac of Dreissena polymorpha isolate Duluth1 chromosome 15, UMN_Dpol_1.0, whole genome shotgun sequence contains these proteins:
- the LOC127860821 gene encoding uncharacterized protein LOC127860821 isoform X4 — its product is MQEKIAIVDSKSKEEETFRSTMLNRTNQAFKEEEEFRHEMRKKNKDADEKEDQLRKVIMDGFKKVQENLDALNKKVHALEIKTEGQHQVEERTQP
- the LOC127860821 gene encoding uncharacterized protein LOC127860821 isoform X1, whose product is MQEKIAIVDSKSKEEETFRSTMLNRTNQAFKEEEEFRHEMRKKNKDAFKEEEEFRHEMRKKNKDADEKEDQLRKVIMDGFKKVQENLDALNKKVHALEIKTEGQHQVEERTQP